Below is a genomic region from Taeniopygia guttata chromosome 7, bTaeGut7.mat, whole genome shotgun sequence.
CGATCGGTTTGAGTAGTAAATGCGAAAATTGGCGGTTTCTGCTTGAGCTCCCGAATTTATGTTCCCACAGTGTTTCTCCATGCTGCTTAGGAGCCAGTGAGCTGAACGCTGTGCCCTTTACTGCACCCCCCAAGTCACCAGCCCATGTGGAATAGCACCGAGAAAACATCCATCTTTGCTGTTTAGTATAAGTCGAGTTATTTTCAGGTGCAAAGTACGCTCGCTTTTTTTGATTGGCATGTGTTATTTATGCGGTGTGCACTGCACACTCATTTAAAATGGAATTGGGACTCAGGGAGTTATTGGCCAAGTTGCCCTGTGCTGTGGAAGGTCTTTGTCCCCGTCCTGCAGACAGTACTTGATGAAAATATTGGTAGTTTGCTTTGCCAGGCTATTGCTGGGACAAATACAGCCAAGGCTGGGATGCACCTGCATGGTGGTGGGACACTTGAATAACCCCACagcaaaaaaaaggagaaaaaaaaagacacacaaTAAAGAACATAAGGGGCTGAATAGGTAAAAGGTAAAAGATtccctcccagggctggagtGGACTCTGAGACAGGGATGGGAGGTGCAGAGGTCGTGCTGATGTTGGAGCACATGGGCTGCAGtccttgctgcagcagctgtacGTGGCCAGGAAACTGAGGGATGCCCAGCACTAAAAATAGAGATGTTTGTCAAGGTAGAAAAGAGCTTGTTTTCCTGTGGAGATAAAAAAACCCGATGGAGCAATACATGGGCTTATTTGAAGAGGGTTTTGGGTTGACAAGGCTGCTCTGTTTTAGGCTCTGCTCTCTCCTATAAGTCCACAGAGCCATTCTAGAGAACGACTATTATAAATTAAATCCCTTAATTATGCCGTAGTATACCAGGAAAATGATTTGCCTGTGTATGTGGGGGTGGTGTTTCACTTTCCCTGGGGAGGTGAAAATGAGCATTGTGTAACAGCTTAGGCATTTTTCAGAGTATTACACTCTCTCCAAGACAAGTATGTTAAAAAAgtatttgggtttatttgtaTAAGGACATTCTTCTAGAGCCCAGCAGGTAGTCTTTAATCACTTAAAACCCACACAACACATTTGCATTTATCCATAGCACTTTTGCATGTTTAATGGGGAGTCTGGTGTGGCATTGCACAGCACAGGTACTGGAGTGTGTGGTGTGCAGTATCTGTTTGTTTTGAGACCCTGTTACTGCTGCAGTTGGAATCACAGCAGTGAAATCCTGAAAGGCACAATGCTGTTGGATTTCTCACCACGTTTTATCCTTTGCACGAGGCTTGGCCTGGCCTGCACCTCGTTTTCCAGCTGTGCACGTAGGCAGAGGAAAGGCAGTAATTCCTCCATTTAATGTTTCCCAGGTTATTCAGAATTAATTCTCATGTCAGCAGACAGCTCGACTGTCACGGTTCGTCTCGTCCGCTCCTTCGAGCACCGCAATTTCCGACCCCTGGTGTACCACGGAGTTCCCCTGGATCAGACAGTGAAGGAGTTCATGGCTTTTGTGCGCAGGGGTAAGGCATGGCTGCCTCATTCCTTCTCTTCAGTCCAAGTGTTGCTGTCCCTCCACAAGGAAGTGGAGGGGAGCGAATGAATGGGAATTCTGTGGCTTTGGTAGAGATGCAGAATTTCTCTTTACATCCCCtgtgtgctttccttccttacATGAAAGGTCTGGAGTTAATAAGAGCTTCCATGGTTGGTGTGCCATGCTTGAATTTGGATGGACTGCTCCCCCTGCCCAAATCCCCATGTTTAGTCTAAAAGAAACAAGGGCGTTGCTGCATTTGGCTCAGTGCCTCAGGCTCCTTGAGGGGTGCTGTCAGGCAACTATTCATAAATTAATAAGAATAAATTAACAGGATTTAGAAAGTGTTTGATCCTAACTACACAAATATGTGGAATGTGGGAACTCAAAATCTGTTTGTTATTTGTGAGAAAAGAGAATCTTGAAAATTTGTTTttgacactgtgtggcctcaCTCTGCATGTTTGTTTCCGAGTTTCTCTCTCCATCTTGAGATTTGTGGCACAGATTTACTCATCTGAGGGCTTTCTCTTTTATAAGCCTCGTTGAAAGTGACATTGAATCTAAAAGATTAGACCAGCCCACACAGTGACTTGATAATTAGGGTGTTACCCTTAATCCTGCAGGTGTATTTCCACACACCTCAGTGGAGACATTCAAAGGGTACAAAATgacataatttgtttttttttattaagtcaGCTTAAACAAGTCTTGAGCTGTAATAGATGGTAGCATTTGAGCAACTCCTAGGACATTGCCCTGGGACAATGGGTGTCTTGTGTTTAGCAATTTCCATATTTCTAGACAGTGACAGGCATGGCAAAGTCTTAGGATGCTGTTGGAAAACTGCAAGCACTTTCAGAACAcatggcacagctgctgttatgagcaagaaaatgaaaaccaatGCTGCAAAACTTGCTTTTGATGTGTGAAATATTGCAACTCGCTGTTATTTGAGACAAAGCTAATGTTTTGAACAAGACTTAGAACCTTGTTCCATGGGGGTCTAAAAACCCTGTTCCATCCTTTACAGTAATCTGTTTTGCAGAGGTCATTTAAGATAGATGGTTAAACTACTGAAGAAATCATGGCTTTCACAGCATGTTTACCTAAGGATTCAGTTCTGGGTGACAGTTGTCAGCTGTTTGTGTAAGGTAAAGAGAGATGTTGGGCAAGCCATTAAAAGGATGTTCCTGGCAGGTTTCTGAAGGATCAGACTCCCATGATCAATACCCTAATTGCACTGACTCACTGTCCTCATGGGGTGTTTTGTTCAGAGAGACTTCATGCTCAAATGGAATTATTCACATATGGAGTCACTACAGAATCTGGGCCAAAGGCTGTGTTTTAGCATTTGATGCTCAAACAAGTCTCCTATGTTGCAGATTTATTTTGATGCAAAGGATGCCCAGGGGATGCATACATTGCACAATAATGGAAAATGAAGtatttgaaataattgaaaaagaGAACTTTGTTTTAACtttgtgcttttatttaaatagatGTGTCTTCAAGATCAGGACTTCCtcctccttttaaaaattacaagtaTGGtaggtgttttttatttttcttgtttaagTACTGTCAAATGATCACATGATATTTTACACTAGCATGTATAGAACTTAAAAGATAAATACTAATGTTGGTGCCAGTGCCTGCCTGCATTCACAATTCTATCCAGCTCTTGTAGCTGGAGTTATGCCAACTGGGATCTTGTCTGCAGAACTTGACCATTATTGTGAAGATCTGTTTTAATCTTTGAATTAGGCTGCATGGTTTACATTATTTGCTATTGGGAACAGATGGGTTTTGATActaattttttattactttttttaagtGCCTAACTCTGTTTTTGCCCTGATGAGCAGATTGTGATCTCAAAACACTTTGACATTACAAAGTGTGCTTACATACTTCAGTATCTATTTACTGATGGTGAGCTAgaagctgaagggaaaaaatagataATGCTTAAGACTGATATACTTAAATAGTTTACACAATATAAGGGAAACAGGGGAACTTTGCTCCAAGTAGATATGAAAGCTCTTAAATACAAGCTGGTGGTATGAAATAGCATGATGTGAAATTTAAGCTGATTTTATCAAAGCTATATGTATATTTCCTTTTTGTGCAAATTGGCGTGAACATACCAATTCATCTGTTTGGGAcagagaaaactttttaaatagACTGAGTTACTTCCTTTCTTAGAGTTTGTAAACTCGGGTGTCAGTCATGTATCTTTTCCTAAACTTGGTAATTCTCAGAGTTCCCTTGGAGTTTTCCTGCAAGTGACCCTCTGTGTCCCATGTTCTTGGAGCTGACAAACTCCTTCCTCTATGGTGATTCAAAGAACTGAGTGAGAAATCTACTTAATACATGTGAAGGGTAATAAACTTTATTTGcctatttaaaaaaagcaaaggatgTTGAAACAGAGAAACATCTGGGAGTGTAAGTTTGAATTTGGAGGTGCCCTTCACCCCGTCTGTGGCTTTGACTGTTTGAGGGGTTCCTGTCTAGAACTGCTGCTCTCAGTTGTATCCCTGGTgctgcctgtcccagctgctAGTTCTTTCATCACTTGGAGATCAGTTTAGCTTTTCCCAAGACATATCTGGTGGTTGAGGGCCTGATTGTGCCCTGTAGGACTGAGCAGAACTTTAAAACCTGTTGCACCAGTTGCTGGGAGCCTACTCTTACTGTGATGGTGCTAACTGCAGAAAGATTTTCACACAGGAAAATCAAAGCCAGGTTCCTCACCTTCCCCTCTGGCTGTGAATCATCCAGGTTCGTGTTTTTGGCATCTCTGCTATCTCTACAGTGCTTTGCTGTCTTTCTTATGGTTTTGTGAGGAAAAGGCAGTGAGACTTCTGCATTAATAGTGCCAGTAAAAGCCATactttttctcctgttttgttTGGAAGAGCCAGAAATCTCGGTTGGATCTGGTTGTCTCTCACCTTGCCTGTTTCAGCTTCCTTCCCTGCAGAATTCAGCACCACTTTGTTTTAACATCATATATAATGCCATCACATTTTTGGACTTGGATTGGTGCTCCAATTCACATCTCAAAGCTTCTGACTTCCATTTTCTCTTAAATTCTTTGTATGGAATATTCTGGTTATTGGTCTAGAGCTCTTCTGAGTCAGTCTTATCTTAGTACCTTGTCACCTTTTCATACCATAGTACCATAGTACCTTTTCACTGATGTTGGCAGTCTGTTTGCCAGCTTGTTCTATAATCTGCttctcagttttatttctttcatccATGAATGTGGAGCAGTATGGCAGGTAGTTCATAAAGTCACTTAGAAAGTGGTGTCTTATCATTTGCCATGATAGACCTATTATCAGGAAAGGCAAGATAAAAACTTGGCAGTATGATTGAGTGGGATCAATTGGGGATGAAATAGCAAAGGCTAGTCAGAGGACTTAGACTGTAGTTTCATCTCTGTGACAAGAGTTAAAGAAGCCATTTAATAGCTCAGATGAAGCCATGGTAAACTGCTGGGTGCCAGTGTTGGAGTTCTGAGCAAGCAGAACTGAGACAATGCTTCAGGACATGACTGGACAAATACTAGAGAAAAGGGAATGTACCAAAGTAGACCAGGCACAGGCTGGGTTTATTTGCTGCAGTAGAAAGGTTTCATGATTACAAcatattttttctgtgattGCTTGGTCTTTTGTAATGTTTCTGTGCAAGATGGATCCTGGTAATTGCAATTTCATGTCTGCCTTGCTTCTAATACCACAGTTATTGCAACATGCCAAGGCTGCCTTTTCGGTGACCTCTGCAGTGCGAATACAGAGTACTTCTCACCTTATGTAATGTTTTAAATAGTGTTCAAAATGGACCAGAATGGTATGGAAGCAAACTACTGAGTGGGAATGTGATCTCTGTTAGAATTTGAACATCTGAATACTTGCTCCTGGTACTTTGAAAGTTGGTTTAGCCAATAGTTAACTTTGCTGCATGTCGTAGTACAACAACTGCATCCTTCTCTTACCAAACTATTGCAACATGTAATGTTCACTCAGTGCACAAAACTAAACTAGAACAGAACATGAGCAGACAAGCAGaactggttcttcttctttgCTTGAAAGGATTGATGTGTTACTTCAAATTTGTTCAAGCACAGTCTTCAGAGTTcaatcttttatttatttttatttttatttttttagtgttgCATGGCTTTAAGATGTTCCCTCTGGATCTTTGTACTCATCCAGTTGCTTTAATGACTGTGTTATTTTCCCCTGTGTTTCCCTACTGTTAGCAAAGCCCTGCCCATCTTGCCGGAAGAAAGTAGtacttttgttttaatttctaaaagCACTACACTGCAAAAACGTGAAAGAAAAATTGTTGAAGAGGGTATAGCATTAAAGAGAAGAGGCTGTAGGTGTTCATGTAAAAGGAACTTGCTTAATGAAATTTCTACTGTGGGTGGTGGGTGTTGTATTCATGAGAAGGAAAATTTCAAGGGATGATCTGAAGTGATCAGGTTACTGTGTCTTAATTACTTGCTGCCTATCAACTTAGCTGTAGCAGTTGACAGTGCATAAAATGCTTGTGGTCCTGCCCCAATTGCATGTGTAAAACCTATTAAGTTAAAACACCCTAAGTGGCATTTAAATTGATGTGTTTTGACTGGCAATTGAGATGGTCATTAGTTGGTTATTGTAATTCAGCCAGCAGACAGAAGCCCAATAGGATGTGGTACCTTAATGTTGCATTGACTGCTTTAAGACCGTGGCCGCAGGACTGTGAGATCAAGATGTTTTTGCCTCTTTCAGGTTGAATACACAAAATTGTTAATAACAAAAGATTTTGAAGCTTccccttttgtttgtttgcctttcCCCAAGTACAACTTGTGTTGTGTGCTTATTAAGCCTTATTTTAGGAAaacactgttttttctttcagatacAATGAAGATTATTCACCAAGCACACAAATCTAAGGTAAGATTATTATCTGTGTTCTTCCCCTTTTGCATGCCTTGATGCAGACAGATCTCTGCATTGTCAAACAAGAGTGGAGCAGAGGAAATCAGTAAATTCTTatctttgttttctgatttgTAGACTGGTGAGCTTGTAGTGAGTTTGGAAGATGATGACAAACTGATTTTGCAGGAAGACAGCACGCTGAAAGCAGCTGGAGTAGGTAGGAGTACATTTGTATTGACTGAAGATGCTGTTCCTTGTGGTAGCATTAAACTGATAACTGGCTGATTATGTTTGGACAGGCTGCTGAAAAGTAAATGCTATTTCTGATGCTCTTTACATGACTTGATAATTATTCAGGGAAGCATTATTCAAATCATTGGTCTGAGGGCAGCAGGTATCTGCACTGCAAATGTTCAGAATGCAAATTGTGATTTTTAGAGGGTATGCTTATAATTCTGCTGAGAGTAATTTTAAATGATTGACAGATAGGTTATTAGTACCGTGTCTGCTTAGTCTTATCAGTAACATTTAAACTGATGTTTTGGTTAGAAATGTAAGTAGTGGAACCAGCATGGAATAATGAAATAAGATTAGATTTGTTTAATGTGCAGCATACAGTGTCTGATAGCCAGATTGCTCAGGAAGGCTCGAGCAGTATCATTTAGAGAATGTGCTGAACATAGCAAAGAGTTGAAACTTGACCTGATTTTGACAGGAGACTACATATAGGGCATGTCTTTTGGTAATAATGTAAAGAAATGTCTGCCATGATAAAATTGATGGTCCCTGAATGCCCTTTGGGCTTCTCATAAATGTGGCTGAATGACTTTGTGGCAGCAGGGTACTTAGGGGATGTGGTTGCATTCCACCTTGATATGGACATTTGCTCATTTGGATCTGATTTGCCTGGCTGGAAAGCTTTAAGTGCCTGTGCTCTAAGTGCAGGGGCTTCACAGAGGAggctccctcctgctcctgctgctcactggTTGCTCCCCAGCTACTGAATGGGATTTCTTTCTTGTGGGTTACTTGGCTCTCCTGTTTCCTGCgatttattttctggttttaagtgACTTGGGTTGACTTTCAATGTTTTTCTCTGGTGTGAACTACAACTGGTTCCAATATATCTTTCCTGAAGGTCTTTGAGTGTTCCTGTAATATGAATCATAGTTTTTACTACACCAGATCTTTTTGTCTGTTGGATGGGGGGGAAGAAGTGAGGATTACTGGCATCCAAGCCTTGCAGATTTGCAATTTAGTTAGCAGAAGATTTGTTTAACCATGATCTTTATCTATGTAAGGCATAAAAGGCAGTGCAGTTCAGGAGAGGAACTGATGACAGTGCCAAATGTTGAATTAGAAATAACAAAGCTGTCTTCTTTCAAAAAGGTATGGATGAGTATTTGTATATATTATCTGCCTTTGAAAATGGGTTTGTAGCAGTGAACCAGTTGGATGTGATATCAAAAAAGGTGTCAAAATATCAGACTAAATGTTACAGTGAAAGGAAATAGGAATGCAGCAGCCTTTTCTGTGTCTCTGTACAAAGGGAGGGGTGGTTAATTTAgggcagaaaattatttaaagctgctttcttttctttttttttctgaataacaGCAATTTTTAGTCATTAGTATGCAGAGAATATTTGTGATAGAAGAGGAAAACCCATTCTTTGGAAAATGTAATGTGCCATTATGTCATTTTGAATTTGGATATGTTCCAGTGTATCTTGATGGGAAAATTAGCTAATTTAGGAGTGGGGTCTTTGTAATAAAATCTTGAAGATTTTACTTTTCTCCTTCAACAAGAAGTAGAAAAGAGTAAGCCAAGGAAGTGATATCATGTATCATGTACAGCTGGTCCTCATTTTGTACAAAATGACaaattttgtacattttctATAAATCAGTAAGAAAATTTGAAATCTCCTATTGAGACACAAAATTTTTCCCACATTTAGTCTGTACAAGACTTATTAGAATAAAACAATCAGAATCACCTTTAGAAAATCTGGGAAGTTCTGATACATGCAGAACATTTTTCTAAGCTGCAGTTGATTGCCCTTGGCACTATACAGGGTTGGGCTAGAGAGTTATAAATTATGAGGACATTAGATAAGTATCCTCAGGAAAGCCTCTGTAGTAGTCATTATTATTACAGTTATTATCCAGTCAGCAAAGTTaatgcttgcattttttttaaagcagggTGTATGTTAATAAAATGTTCATTACAAATGGTCTTGTCTGTTTTCTAGTTGAGATTCTAAAATCCCTTCTactcttttttggttttttttttttttttacaagactGGCAGACTTCATTAACTTGaggtttaatttaaaaaacgAATGTGGAATTTATTGGCTCAGCACCTTAAAGAATTTCATGTTTAATAATTGTGAAGGCATTCCATCAGATTTGTCTCTGTTCTGAATTAGTAATGTTGCTGACTTATTGTTTTAGAAAAGGAAGTCCTTGACCTACTGGGTTGAAAGAATTGTGACTGTTCTGAACCTTTGTGGGTCCTTTAGCTCTGCCATATCCCCTGTGAATAATTAGAGGTATTTGAAGGTATTGCTGGAGAAGCCAATTTGTGTCTTTCACTTTGCATATTGTCAAAGCCTCATGAATTAATCATCAGCAGGGCAAAAAATTAACTTCTTCAGACACATATTTTGATGGGTCATGAGGGAGAATGTAAAGTGATCTGTAAAATATTCTACTGATCCTCTAAGTATTAAATTATTATACCTACAGGCTAATTTAATGGGAAGAAGAagtttctttctccctttcctaacagaaaaatgcacaaaaaaagaGTGCATCATGCTTCATTACTTTCCTAGCATTTGAAGGTGTTAGGAATGCCATCACTTAATTTGCTGAATGCTTTTACAAACAATTCTGAAGGCTGTGTTAAACAAATCTTGAGGGGTCTTGTGCACATATTTACTTCTATACATTCATGTTCttgctggtttgtttgtttggggtgtttttagtGAGGTTTAATGACATGTTTAATACTGGCAACCTTTTTCAAAAATatgatgagggaaaaaaaaatgggtggTGATTTATAATTGTCTTTGACCATAAAGCTGGTAATTGTCTTCTAAGATTCTAAATTGCTGGCTGTTGGTGGTTCATTCACTGGTGTgctaaatattaaattttttatttgttctagCAAATGAGACGGAATTAGCATTCTTCTGTGAGGAAGATTACAGAAACTACAGAGCTAATCCTGTTTCGGCCTGGTGAAGATCCCAAgagattgttttgttttcccataCCTGTTGTAAATTTTCCTTATTCTGCTTAATGAGATTTTTCTTAAAGATCAATAAATCCTAGAGGATTTCTTTGCAAACAGTGCAATTCCCTTCctatagaaattaatttctgtcagTATGCTAAGgctgagagaagaaaaactggGGGACATAAGTGacttttgtcttccttttctttttgctgtgcTTGGCTCTTGAGCCTCAGGCAGTGCCATCCCTGACCCGTGACACACGTTCTTGGTGTGATCCCACAGCAGGCAGTAACTGCACATGGAAATTAGAGAATGCATAGGGTGATCCCATCATAGTACCAACTTCTAATGAAAATGAAGTGAAACCTCcttcaaataaaatgaaatattttatgacCAAATCACTGGGTATTTTAAAGAACTTGAGAAGAGAATCTCTTTATTTCTAGTCACAGCTTTACTTCTCTCATTTTATATTTGGTCTCTTTTGTTTAAATAGTGCAGACTGGCCAGTGTTTCATGCTTTTCAGTGGTGAATGCTTTCCATTATGCTCTCTTCCAGCCCTCTTTAGCATGCTGAAAGGGACAAATGGCTCTTGGGAGGCTTTTGTGTCTACAGACCAGGTCGCCTGTTTCTAGCTTTACTTCATGGAGACACCTTCACATGGGGGTGGCAGCTCGGGTTCTGCCAGGACATCAGCCTGCCTAAGGAGGAGTTGGGCATTTTTCCAAGTGGAGTGAAAGCTCATGGTTTCAGTTTTAAGAATAAAACCTGAATGATTGCATTTTTTGTGAGGAGAGGCCCAGCCTGTGAGCCACATGTCTTTGAGGCTGGAATTGATTCCTTTATGCTCTCCATGAGGCAAATACTCTGATGCTATGTGTttgttcttggtgatgctgggTTTTCCTACTACATAGGCCAAATTAagaataatagaaaataatcaTGCATCCAATAAAGTACTTTTAGGTAGACATCACTCATGAAATGCTTTTTAGGGGGTACCCACATGGGACACTGTGCCTGTAAGCCTCCCTTCCCTGCAATAGGAATGATGCTGGCTCTCTGCCTTAGCAGGCTTTTTGGGCACAGCCTCTGCTAAATTGAATGAGACCTCACTTGCAATTGCTTTAGACCTACACATCTATGCTGAGCTCTGGGTGGGAGCTGACAATGCTATATCATGAGACTTTCTGGAGGAGTAACCCTACCATTGCCTAGAGCTTTGATTATTGTTTTTATTGACATGTGTGCTTTCCAGAATAGCTAAGTAaaatttccctttattttaGATGTAGGGCCAAAGAACCCTCTGTGTATTGTTCCCACctcattttcttcatctttcctTACAACTCTCTGTTTGACTCACCAACAGCTTTGCTTCAGAATTTTATTCTCTAGTGAAATACCTCTAGCACTTTCTCAGCTGTGATTAAATTACTGTATCTTTGTCTTGTAAGGAGAAGTCATGTGTCACTGAAGTCATCTATGTTCTGGGATGCCATTATGCATGCCCTGATGAATTTATGAGGAGAATTTATCTCTTGCCTTCTCTTTCTGTCCAGGCAGCCTCTCTGTTGCTGGTACCTGCTCCCCAAACATGGGCCCACGTTCAGCCTTCTTACAGTCTGTCATGTTGGCAGATTTATGTGGCTAATACAAATTTGTGCTCATCTTATCAGACAGTTCAAGCTGATGCATTGCACTCCAGGTTATCTCATCTTTGTTCAGCCAAATTTACAATAAGAAAGGTAACTTTATGAGAACAGATATTGTACCAGAGACATCAGTGTCTCAGGCTGGCCTGCCAAGGCATCTAAATGGTGTCCATCAGCACATGCAGACTCTCAGACTGAGCATGACTGAATTTGGTCTCCAGCCCTTCCAGACAGATTTGGATTAGTTTTGTCATCCCTTTTTTCTAAAACATTTGTGTTTGAAAGAGTCACCACATTTTAACAATTGTCCTTTCTGGGCTTGTACAGTTCCAAACTTGCACTGTCACATCAAGTGTGGTACAGTGGAAGAGCAATTCTACAGCATCAGGGAGAAAAACTCTAAATGTTCTACTGCAAATATTCAAGAATGATGTGACTGGCACTCCAGATTAACTTCTCTGTCCAAGGGAAGAGTTAAACTACTGCTTTGTG
It encodes:
- the C7H2orf76 gene encoding UPF0538 protein C2orf76 homolog isoform X2 produces the protein MSADSSTVTVRLVRSFEHRNFRPLVYHGVPLDQTVKEFMAFVRRDVSSRSGLPPPFKNYKYDTMKIIHQAHKSKTGELVVSLEDDDKLILQEDSTLKAAGVANETELAFFCEEDYRNYRANPVSAW
- the C7H2orf76 gene encoding UPF0538 protein C2orf76 homolog isoform X1, with the translated sequence MSADSSTVTVRLVRSFEHRNFRPLVYHGVPLDQTVKEFMAFVRRDVSSRSGLPPPFKNYKYDTMKIIHQAHKSKTGELVVSLEDDDKLILQEDSTLKAAGVGLCIVWVSP